One window from the genome of Breoghania sp. L-A4 encodes:
- a CDS encoding cation:proton antiporter produces MSAEHPFEVIVSLFVVLVSARLAGSAARRIGQPAVVGALLAGMAIATVSVFGVPYFELLQDSAAVSAAATAGMFIVLLAAAVEIAPSELAHSLRRGLIVAFGGVTVPLAAGFALALVFFPKGDGLLALAFLFGIDMSITAIPSALKVLSELGMLHAPLGRTIIAAALFDDVMGLLLVALMAAFTDIGGGTTTSIALDIGATVLGLLIYGGTTIAIGTRIFPHIHRGVKALDLAAAELFALVSVALAYAALAELLGLHWVLGPVMAGIFFEPVRIGKRGFNEVRMALGGISDGLLAPVFFCSVGMGFDPFAIWQAPELVALATSVAICGKLIGAGVPARMSGLSRTAAVAVGIGMTARGAVELVVLSVAVEAGLLDPENNVFHDNLYSALVATSVLSTLLAPLALRWWLKKYHVIGEQPGEPAPVEAGR; encoded by the coding sequence CCGCATAGGTCAGCCGGCGGTGGTCGGCGCACTGCTGGCGGGCATGGCGATTGCCACCGTGTCGGTCTTTGGTGTGCCGTATTTCGAGCTGTTGCAGGATTCCGCCGCCGTTTCGGCGGCCGCCACCGCCGGCATGTTTATCGTCTTGCTCGCGGCGGCTGTCGAAATCGCGCCCTCCGAGTTGGCGCATTCGTTGCGCCGCGGGCTTATCGTGGCCTTTGGGGGCGTCACCGTGCCGTTGGCGGCCGGTTTCGCGCTGGCGCTTGTGTTTTTCCCGAAAGGCGATGGACTGCTGGCGTTGGCCTTCCTGTTCGGCATCGACATGTCGATCACCGCCATTCCGTCGGCGCTGAAGGTCCTGTCGGAACTCGGAATGCTGCATGCGCCACTCGGGCGCACGATCATTGCAGCCGCTTTGTTCGACGATGTCATGGGCTTGTTGCTCGTTGCCTTGATGGCCGCCTTCACTGATATCGGCGGCGGCACGACGACGTCGATTGCTCTGGATATTGGCGCCACGGTGCTTGGCCTGCTGATCTATGGCGGCACGACGATCGCGATCGGTACGCGAATTTTTCCCCATATTCACCGCGGCGTGAAGGCTCTCGATCTTGCCGCGGCAGAGTTGTTCGCGCTGGTTTCAGTCGCGCTCGCCTATGCGGCTCTCGCTGAACTTCTCGGCCTGCATTGGGTGCTTGGTCCCGTCATGGCGGGAATCTTCTTCGAGCCGGTGCGCATCGGCAAGCGCGGCTTCAACGAAGTGCGCATGGCGTTGGGCGGCATATCCGATGGGCTTCTGGCGCCGGTCTTCTTTTGCTCCGTTGGCATGGGGTTCGATCCGTTCGCCATATGGCAGGCACCGGAACTGGTGGCGTTGGCAACAAGCGTCGCGATTTGCGGCAAGCTGATCGGCGCAGGCGTTCCGGCCCGCATGAGTGGATTGTCGCGTACCGCGGCCGTCGCCGTTGGCATTGGCATGACGGCGCGCGGCGCGGTGGAACTGGTTGTGCTTTCCGTCGCCGTGGAAGCGGGGCTGCTCGATCCGGAGAACAATGTCTTCCATGACAATCTCTACTCCGCTCTTGTCGCGACCTCTGTGCTCAGCACCTTGCTCGCGCCGCTGGCCTTGCGCTGGTGGCTGAAGAAATATCACGTCATCGGCGAACAGCCTGGGGAGCCGGCCCCGGTTGAAGCCGGCCGTTAG
- a CDS encoding methyltransferase domain-containing protein: MADARSMGARAFETSRAPDKPHVSPMCPICGGRRFIASDAGRLAKGGVPPKCEACSGLERHRIVRAMFDCLPDGFLRGKSALQFSRDPGVPMERLGDVDVSVYGGDNSLDICRLDRPADSYDWVIANHVIEHVGDDSAALREMLRVAKPTGFVQVTVPSPSSQLWTEDWGRADPAAYGHYRGYGSDLPFVLANALEGAHGLQAIGWDTVIPTRWEPVYFFSPTRDAITALGMALKAGGFPVLAASR; the protein is encoded by the coding sequence ATGGCTGACGCGAGATCGATGGGCGCACGGGCATTTGAAACGAGCCGCGCGCCGGACAAGCCTCACGTCAGCCCGATGTGTCCGATCTGCGGCGGGCGCCGTTTCATCGCCTCCGACGCGGGCCGTCTCGCCAAAGGCGGCGTGCCTCCGAAATGCGAAGCCTGTTCAGGCCTCGAGCGTCACCGCATCGTCCGCGCGATGTTCGATTGTCTTCCGGACGGCTTTCTTCGGGGCAAATCCGCCTTGCAATTCTCCCGCGACCCCGGCGTGCCCATGGAGCGGCTCGGGGACGTCGATGTCTCCGTCTATGGCGGCGACAATTCCCTCGACATCTGCCGGCTCGACCGGCCCGCCGACAGCTATGACTGGGTGATTGCCAATCATGTAATCGAGCATGTGGGCGACGATTCCGCCGCCTTGCGCGAAATGCTCAGGGTGGCGAAGCCCACGGGTTTCGTGCAGGTGACGGTGCCCAGCCCGTCGAGCCAGTTGTGGACCGAGGACTGGGGCCGCGCCGACCCGGCCGCCTACGGCCACTATCGCGGCTACGGCTCGGATCTGCCGTTCGTGCTTGCCAACGCCCTTGAGGGCGCGCACGGCCTGCAGGCCATCGGCTGGGACACGGTGATCCCCACGCGCTGGGAGCCGGTCTACTTCTTCTCGCCGACGCGCGACGCGATCACCGCTTTGGGAATGGCCTTGAAGGCCGGCGGCTTTCCCGTTCTCGCCGCGTCGCGGTAG
- a CDS encoding sulfurtransferase produces the protein MVRIKAALHRMAAKASKLALALTAAVWLGLPAMAAVDAPPLVSAEWLKTHLNRDDIIILDIRSPYADSGKPDYLKGHIPGALWSEYPGVWRTERDGVEGMLPSVEKLEASLSELGVTEEKTVVIVPAGKDSQEFGGAARIYWTLKQLGQPSVTILDGGHSAWTADASNPIETGDVTPEGDMFIAEADTDMVVSDEQVKEQIGTRIVMLDGRPHAQFIGNDKHSNAKRAGRIPGSVNLDQDRFFDAAKKRLRPPAELAAIASSVVDDPAAEIVSYCNTGHWSATNWFVLHELLGYENVSLYDASMVGWSANPALPMEIGEAVGSAKPAVAASPNG, from the coding sequence ATGGTCCGGATCAAGGCGGCGCTGCACCGCATGGCAGCGAAGGCATCCAAACTCGCTCTCGCGCTGACCGCGGCCGTCTGGCTCGGCCTGCCCGCCATGGCCGCCGTCGACGCGCCGCCGCTGGTCAGCGCCGAATGGCTGAAGACGCATCTGAATCGCGACGACATCATCATCCTCGACATACGCTCGCCCTACGCCGATTCCGGAAAGCCCGACTATCTGAAGGGCCACATTCCGGGCGCGCTTTGGAGCGAGTATCCCGGCGTGTGGCGCACCGAGCGCGACGGGGTGGAAGGCATGCTGCCGTCCGTCGAAAAGCTCGAGGCCTCCCTGTCGGAACTCGGCGTCACGGAAGAGAAGACCGTGGTCATCGTGCCCGCCGGCAAGGACAGTCAGGAGTTCGGCGGCGCCGCGCGCATCTACTGGACACTGAAGCAGCTTGGCCAGCCCTCGGTCACCATCCTGGACGGCGGCCACAGCGCCTGGACGGCCGATGCCTCCAACCCGATCGAGACCGGCGATGTGACGCCGGAAGGCGACATGTTCATCGCCGAAGCCGACACCGACATGGTGGTCTCCGACGAGCAGGTGAAGGAACAGATCGGCACGCGGATCGTCATGCTCGACGGACGCCCGCACGCCCAGTTCATCGGCAACGACAAGCATTCCAACGCCAAGCGCGCCGGCCGGATTCCGGGCAGCGTCAATCTCGACCAGGACCGTTTCTTCGACGCGGCTAAAAAGCGCCTGCGACCGCCGGCGGAACTTGCGGCAATCGCGTCTTCCGTGGTCGACGACCCGGCGGCTGAAATCGTCTCCTACTGCAACACCGGCCACTGGTCCGCGACCAACTGGTTCGTGCTGCACGAACTGCTCGGCTACGAGAACGTCTCGCTCTACGACGCCTCGATGGTCGGCTGGAGCGCCAATCCGGCATTGCCGATGGAGATCGGTGAAGCGGTTGGTTCGGCCAAGCCGGCGGTTGCCGCCTCCCCCAACGGATAG
- a CDS encoding Lrp/AsnC family transcriptional regulator yields MIDKVDRRILSILQEDSTVPVAEIGRRVGLSTTPCWRRIQKLEEDGVIRRRVAVLDPEKVNAKVTAFVAITTSQHTDDWLKKFADVITEFSEVVEFYRMAGSVDYLLRVVVPDIAAYDNFYKRLIAKIDISDVSTTFAMEQIKYTTQLPLSYILPGKDGGKDKA; encoded by the coding sequence ATGATCGACAAGGTCGACCGTAGAATCCTCTCCATTCTGCAAGAGGACAGCACCGTGCCTGTCGCCGAAATCGGCCGCCGGGTCGGTCTGTCGACCACACCGTGCTGGCGGCGCATCCAGAAGCTGGAGGAGGACGGGGTGATCCGCCGCCGCGTCGCCGTTCTGGATCCGGAAAAGGTCAATGCCAAAGTGACGGCCTTCGTCGCCATCACCACCAGCCAGCACACCGATGACTGGCTGAAGAAATTCGCCGACGTGATCACCGAGTTTTCCGAGGTCGTGGAATTCTATCGCATGGCCGGCTCGGTCGACTACCTGCTGCGCGTCGTCGTGCCGGACATCGCCGCATACGACAATTTCTACAAGCGGCTGATCGCCAAGATCGACATCTCCGATGTCAGCACCACCTTCGCCATGGAACAGATCAAATACACCACGCAATTGCCCCTGAGCTACATCCTTCCCGGTAAGGATGGCGGCAAGGACAAGGCATAG
- a CDS encoding DUF302 domain-containing protein: protein MRPNSAIFKPVLPKLALCLALMLLAPLAPSAAKANGDMPGVVSVTVERPYDEVRQDLEDAIVNRGYVVDYNAHIGDMLSRTAEDVGAGRAIYTKAEAMQFCSAVLSRKAMEADPMNIAYCPYVLFVYERADTPGSVTVGHRKLGEGTSAASAEALGDIDGVLTEIVEEAAGE, encoded by the coding sequence ATGCGCCCCAATTCCGCGATCTTCAAGCCTGTGCTTCCGAAACTGGCCCTCTGCCTCGCCCTGATGCTGCTCGCGCCCCTGGCGCCATCGGCCGCCAAGGCCAATGGCGACATGCCCGGTGTGGTCTCAGTCACTGTCGAACGCCCCTACGACGAGGTCCGTCAGGATCTGGAGGACGCGATCGTCAACCGCGGCTATGTGGTCGACTACAACGCCCACATCGGCGACATGCTGTCACGCACCGCGGAAGATGTCGGGGCGGGGAGGGCCATCTACACCAAAGCCGAGGCGATGCAGTTCTGCTCCGCCGTTCTGTCGCGCAAGGCGATGGAGGCGGATCCGATGAACATCGCCTATTGCCCCTATGTGCTGTTCGTCTACGAGCGCGCCGATACGCCGGGTTCCGTCACGGTCGGCCACCGCAAGCTCGGCGAGGGCACCAGCGCCGCCTCCGCCGAGGCGCTGGGCGACATCGACGGCGTGCTGACCGAGATCGTCGAGGAAGCCGCGGGCGAGTAA
- a CDS encoding NAD(P)-dependent oxidoreductase, translated as MAKVAFIGLGVMGYPMAGFLKTKGGHDITVYNRTTAKAEKWCAEYGGDHALTPKQAAEGCDFVFSCVGNDDDLRAVTIGPDGAFSAMKPGSVFIDNTTASADVARELYDAAKMNGLDFLDAPVSGGQAGAENGALTVMVGGDEAVFAKAEPVIQCYAKMVGLMGGAGAGQLTKCVNQICIAGLVQGLSEGIHFASRAGLDVEKVIGVISRGAAQSWQMENRWKTMAAGQFEHGFAVDWMRKDLDICLGEARENGARLPVTALVDQFYAEVQAMGGKRWDTSSLIARLDNADK; from the coding sequence ATGGCGAAGGTTGCATTCATCGGTCTCGGCGTCATGGGCTATCCGATGGCCGGTTTTCTGAAAACCAAGGGCGGCCATGATATTACCGTCTACAACCGCACCACCGCCAAGGCCGAGAAATGGTGCGCCGAATATGGCGGCGACCATGCGCTGACGCCCAAGCAGGCGGCCGAAGGTTGCGACTTCGTGTTCTCCTGCGTCGGCAATGACGACGATCTTCGCGCCGTCACCATCGGCCCGGACGGGGCCTTCTCCGCCATGAAGCCGGGCTCGGTGTTCATCGACAACACCACGGCGTCGGCGGATGTCGCGCGCGAGCTCTACGACGCCGCCAAGATGAACGGCCTCGACTTCCTCGACGCGCCGGTCTCCGGCGGCCAGGCGGGCGCGGAAAACGGCGCGCTCACCGTGATGGTCGGCGGCGACGAGGCGGTGTTCGCCAAGGCGGAGCCCGTGATCCAGTGCTATGCCAAGATGGTCGGCCTGATGGGCGGCGCCGGCGCGGGACAGCTCACCAAGTGCGTCAACCAGATCTGCATCGCCGGTCTCGTGCAGGGTCTGTCGGAAGGCATCCACTTCGCCTCCCGCGCCGGCCTGGACGTCGAGAAGGTGATCGGCGTGATCTCCAGGGGCGCGGCGCAGTCGTGGCAGATGGAGAACCGCTGGAAGACCATGGCGGCCGGCCAGTTCGAGCACGGCTTCGCCGTCGACTGGATGCGCAAGGATCTCGACATCTGCCTGGGCGAAGCGCGCGAGAACGGCGCCCGGCTTCCCGTCACCGCGCTGGTCGACCAGTTCTACGCGGAAGTCCAGGCGATGGGCGGCAAGCGCTGGGACACGTCGAGCCTGATCGCCCGGCTCGACAACGCCGACAAGTAG
- a CDS encoding LysR family transcriptional regulator: MNWREFPSLSSLRAFSAVAEKKSFSAAGRELNVTHAAVSQQVRALEKHLGLQLVVREGRGIALTPEGETLFQGVNEGFSAIRATVDHLTGEEGVRPLNITMTPAFAVSWLMPRISDFRNSHPDIELMLNPTGEVVTFEPGGVDLAIRFGDGNWAGLESELLLPTSFVVVGAASLIGERTITTPEDLLQFPWLQELGTNELALWVQRQGVVPTRKMNVTHLPGYMVLEGLRRGDGVSATARAFIEPDIASGSLKVLFEDTRSHGSGYHIVTRPGVMRPPLKAFASWLRGHAAACS, translated from the coding sequence ATGAATTGGCGTGAATTTCCCTCCCTGAGCAGCCTGCGGGCTTTTTCCGCCGTTGCGGAGAAAAAGAGTTTTTCCGCGGCCGGACGCGAGCTGAATGTCACCCATGCGGCGGTCAGCCAGCAGGTCCGCGCGCTGGAGAAGCATCTTGGCCTGCAGCTTGTCGTCCGCGAAGGCCGGGGCATTGCCCTGACACCCGAAGGCGAAACCCTGTTTCAGGGCGTCAACGAAGGGTTTTCGGCGATCCGCGCCACCGTCGACCATCTCACCGGAGAGGAGGGTGTCCGGCCGCTGAACATCACCATGACGCCCGCCTTTGCGGTAAGTTGGCTGATGCCGCGCATTTCCGATTTCCGAAACAGCCATCCGGACATCGAGCTGATGCTCAATCCAACCGGCGAGGTGGTCACCTTCGAGCCGGGCGGTGTCGACCTGGCCATCCGCTTCGGTGACGGCAACTGGGCGGGCCTGGAGTCAGAACTGCTGCTGCCGACGAGTTTCGTTGTTGTTGGCGCCGCGAGCCTGATCGGTGAGCGGACGATCACCACGCCGGAGGACCTGCTGCAATTTCCCTGGCTGCAGGAACTGGGTACCAACGAGCTCGCGCTGTGGGTGCAGCGCCAAGGTGTGGTGCCGACCAGGAAGATGAATGTCACCCATTTGCCGGGCTACATGGTGCTCGAGGGGCTGCGCCGTGGCGATGGCGTCTCCGCCACCGCGCGCGCTTTCATCGAGCCGGACATCGCTTCCGGCAGCCTCAAGGTCCTGTTTGAGGATACGCGCAGCCATGGTTCGGGGTATCACATCGTTACCCGGCCCGGCGTGATGCGCCCGCCGCTGAAGGCCTTCGCGTCCTGGTTGCGTGGTCACGCCGCCGCCTGCAGCTGA
- a CDS encoding MBL fold metallo-hydrolase: MHRPKSMLFGAVAAICYALLPPTGATADPVAGLTPVAVAPGIHALVGPLGQRDADNLGNNATFGVIETDAGAVVIDSGGSRRGAEALLKAIHTLTAKPVVAVINTGGQDHRWLGNGPFHDMGAAIYATEAAIADQKDRADMQFMVLENLIGAEGLAGTEAVYADTAVSEETTLTFGSTTVVLIPAGPAHTPGDMLVWLPQSRVVFAGDVVFLDRLLGILPVSSSSGWLEAFGRLEALDPNIVVPGHGSPAPLAKAQAQTRDYIASVRAAIGTLIEDNGLIQDAPTIDQSAYAALPGFDSLAGRNAQAVYQEMEWE, encoded by the coding sequence ATGCATAGACCCAAATCCATGCTGTTCGGCGCCGTGGCCGCGATTTGCTACGCATTGCTGCCGCCGACAGGCGCCACAGCCGATCCGGTCGCCGGATTGACACCCGTTGCGGTCGCGCCCGGCATTCATGCGCTCGTCGGGCCGCTGGGCCAACGCGATGCCGACAACCTCGGCAACAACGCGACGTTCGGAGTCATTGAGACGGACGCCGGCGCCGTGGTGATCGACTCAGGCGGCAGCCGGCGCGGCGCGGAAGCCCTTCTCAAGGCCATCCACACCCTCACCGCAAAGCCGGTCGTTGCCGTCATCAACACAGGCGGTCAGGATCACCGCTGGCTTGGAAACGGCCCGTTCCACGACATGGGCGCCGCGATCTATGCCACTGAAGCCGCTATCGCCGATCAGAAAGACCGCGCCGACATGCAATTCATGGTTCTCGAGAACCTGATCGGCGCCGAGGGGCTGGCGGGAACCGAGGCTGTCTACGCCGATACGGCCGTGAGCGAGGAGACGACGCTGACGTTCGGGTCGACGACGGTCGTTCTGATACCCGCGGGCCCGGCGCATACCCCGGGAGACATGCTGGTCTGGCTGCCGCAGTCGCGTGTCGTCTTCGCCGGCGATGTGGTGTTTCTGGACCGGCTTCTCGGGATCCTGCCCGTCTCCTCGTCCTCGGGCTGGCTCGAGGCCTTTGGCCGGCTCGAAGCGCTGGATCCGAATATCGTCGTGCCCGGGCATGGATCCCCGGCGCCGCTTGCCAAGGCGCAGGCGCAAACCCGCGACTACATTGCGAGCGTGCGCGCGGCGATCGGCACCCTGATCGAGGACAATGGCCTTATCCAGGACGCGCCGACGATCGACCAGTCCGCCTACGCGGCGCTTCCCGGCTTCGACAGCCTTGCGGGCCGCAATGCGCAAGCGGTCTATCAGGAAATGGAATGGGAATAG
- a CDS encoding PLP-dependent aspartate aminotransferase family protein produces MSTNQHHVATLLAHANGTPDPVTGAVVPGIAPATTFARGADYALTSPQHLYARDDNDLFRQTEGLIARLENAAASRLFASGMAAISSIFRTVPPGAAVVLQSGIYWGTTAWARKFCKRQGIALVEADSTDGPRFCEILAETNPDLVFIETPANPGLGVTDIALVAEAAHEAGAILAVDATAATPLLCKPLDFGADLVAHSATKAMNGHSDLLAGVVSTGNAEDEHWKLIVEDRHDAGAVLGSFECWLLLRGLRTLALRVERMSANAQAIAEYLESNPAVERVLYPGLESHPGHEIAQAQMSGGYGSLLSFLVKGDETDALAVAGRLKLILRATSLGGVESLVEHRYTIEGDATGVAKNLLRLSVGIEHPDDLIADLQLALGG; encoded by the coding sequence ATGAGCACGAACCAGCATCACGTCGCCACCCTGCTTGCCCACGCCAACGGAACCCCCGATCCGGTGACAGGCGCCGTGGTGCCCGGCATCGCGCCCGCCACCACCTTTGCGCGTGGCGCGGACTACGCGCTCACCAGCCCGCAGCATCTCTACGCGCGCGACGACAACGACCTGTTTCGCCAGACCGAGGGCCTGATCGCCCGGCTGGAGAACGCGGCGGCGTCCCGGCTGTTCGCCTCCGGCATGGCCGCGATCTCCTCGATTTTCCGAACCGTGCCGCCCGGCGCCGCCGTGGTGCTGCAATCGGGCATCTACTGGGGCACCACCGCCTGGGCGCGCAAGTTCTGCAAGCGTCAGGGCATCGCGCTGGTGGAAGCCGACTCCACCGATGGGCCGCGCTTCTGCGAGATCCTGGCGGAGACGAACCCCGATCTGGTGTTCATCGAAACACCCGCCAATCCCGGCCTCGGCGTCACCGATATCGCGCTGGTGGCCGAAGCCGCGCATGAGGCGGGCGCCATACTCGCCGTGGACGCCACCGCCGCGACGCCGCTGCTGTGCAAGCCGCTCGATTTCGGCGCCGATCTCGTCGCGCATTCGGCCACCAAGGCGATGAACGGCCATTCCGACCTGCTCGCCGGCGTGGTCTCCACCGGCAATGCGGAGGACGAGCACTGGAAGCTTATCGTCGAGGACCGGCACGACGCCGGCGCCGTGCTCGGCTCCTTCGAATGCTGGCTGCTGCTGCGCGGCTTGCGCACCCTGGCCTTGCGGGTGGAGCGAATGAGCGCGAACGCGCAGGCCATTGCCGAGTACCTCGAGAGCAATCCGGCTGTGGAGCGCGTGCTCTATCCGGGCCTTGAGAGCCATCCCGGCCACGAGATCGCGCAAGCTCAGATGAGCGGCGGCTACGGCTCCCTGCTGTCGTTCCTCGTCAAAGGCGACGAGACCGATGCGCTGGCCGTTGCCGGGAGGCTGAAGCTGATCCTGCGCGCCACCTCTCTGGGCGGCGTGGAAAGCCTCGTTGAGCACCGCTACACCATCGAGGGCGATGCGACGGGCGTCGCGAAGAACCTTTTGCGGCTGTCGGTCGGTATCGAGCATCCGGACGATCTGATCGCCGATCTGCAACTGGCGCTGGGCGGCTGA
- a CDS encoding ABC transporter permease produces MSDTALGAAAVEHAPPPPQAKWTGLRIAGYLLVSFWSLAGLGLIWFLVDSYSPVFVVRYGPKFISGFIVTIELVLVSIILGALISLPIAFGRMSRNRIIGAFAYAYVYFFRGTPLIAQTFLVYYGAGSFREFFEDINLWWFFRDAWYCAIFTFSLNTAAYQAEILRGAIENVPRGQIEAGQSLGLPRWVIFIRVVLPQAFIVALRPYGNEIILMIKGSAIASVITVYDLMGETKRAFSRSYDFQTYLWAAIMYLVIVETLRRFWDKLDARLTRHLERAG; encoded by the coding sequence ATGAGCGATACAGCCCTCGGCGCCGCGGCCGTCGAACATGCCCCACCGCCGCCGCAGGCAAAATGGACAGGCCTTCGGATTGCCGGATATCTGCTGGTGTCGTTCTGGAGCCTTGCCGGCCTTGGCCTGATCTGGTTTCTCGTCGACAGTTACAGCCCCGTGTTTGTCGTCCGCTATGGCCCGAAGTTCATCTCCGGCTTCATCGTCACGATCGAACTGGTGCTGGTTTCCATCATCCTGGGCGCGCTGATCTCGCTGCCGATCGCCTTCGGGCGCATGTCGAGAAACCGGATCATCGGCGCCTTCGCCTATGCCTATGTCTATTTTTTCCGCGGCACGCCGCTGATCGCCCAGACATTCCTCGTCTATTACGGCGCGGGATCGTTCCGCGAGTTCTTCGAGGACATCAACCTGTGGTGGTTCTTTCGCGACGCCTGGTACTGCGCCATCTTCACCTTCTCGCTGAACACCGCCGCCTACCAGGCCGAGATCCTGCGCGGCGCCATCGAGAACGTGCCGCGCGGCCAGATCGAGGCCGGCCAGTCCCTGGGCCTGCCGCGCTGGGTGATCTTCATCAGGGTCGTGCTTCCACAGGCCTTTATCGTGGCGCTGAGGCCCTACGGCAACGAGATCATCCTGATGATCAAGGGCTCGGCCATCGCCTCGGTGATTACGGTCTACGACCTGATGGGCGAGACCAAGCGCGCGTTCTCGCGCAGCTACGACTTCCAGACCTATCTCTGGGCCGCGATCATGTATCTGGTGATCGTGGAGACGCTTCGCAGGTTCTGGGACAAGCTTGACGCGCGCCTCACCCGGCATCTGGAACGCGCGGGCTGA
- a CDS encoding ABC transporter permease, producing the protein MDQTLLLLSFGADGWGDEIAWGLLVTVTLALATLPFGLALGFFLALAKESSEPSMRAAANVYTTIFRGLPELLTLFIVYYGAQILLQLVIQLFTDSYVEINSFIAGMVALTFVFSSYASEVFQSAFKGIPLGQYEGGHALGLTRVQTMRLVIVPQLIRLALPGLSNLWLALLKDTALVSIVGLSDILRQAGVAAKVTKEAFLFYGFACLLYLVLAIISSYGISSIERWTRRGEVRR; encoded by the coding sequence ATGGATCAGACATTATTGCTGTTGTCCTTCGGCGCGGACGGCTGGGGCGACGAGATTGCCTGGGGGCTGCTCGTCACCGTCACGCTCGCGCTGGCGACGCTGCCATTCGGCCTGGCGTTGGGCTTCTTCCTCGCGCTGGCCAAGGAGTCCTCCGAGCCCTCCATGCGTGCCGCGGCCAACGTCTACACGACGATCTTTCGCGGTCTGCCTGAGCTTCTCACCCTTTTCATCGTCTACTACGGCGCGCAGATCCTGCTGCAACTGGTCATTCAGCTGTTCACCGACAGCTATGTGGAGATCAACAGTTTCATCGCCGGCATGGTGGCGCTGACCTTCGTGTTTTCCTCCTATGCGAGCGAGGTCTTCCAGTCGGCCTTCAAGGGCATTCCCTTAGGCCAGTATGAGGGTGGCCATGCCCTGGGCCTTACCCGCGTGCAGACCATGCGGCTGGTTATCGTGCCGCAACTGATCCGGCTTGCGCTGCCGGGCCTGTCCAACCTGTGGCTGGCATTGCTCAAGGACACAGCGCTGGTTTCGATCGTCGGGCTGTCCGATATCCTGCGTCAGGCGGGTGTCGCGGCGAAGGTCACGAAGGAAGCCTTCCTGTTCTACGGCTTCGCCTGCCTGCTCTATCTGGTGCTGGCGATCATCTCCTCCTACGGGATCTCCTCGATCGAGCGCTGGACGCGACGCGGGGAGGTGCGCCGATGA
- a CDS encoding ABC transporter substrate-binding protein — MGFIKQITAIAAVSIIGLSASMVGASAADKIRIGTEGAYPPFNNLTSDGQLVGFDIDIAKALCEEMKAECEFVTQDWDGMIPALIANKFDAVIASMSITEERLQKVDFTNKYYNTPPAIAVPKDSEIAGVTPADLDGVALGAQSSTTHSNYAEAKFPGADIKLYPTADEYKLDIINGRLGAVIDDVVVLSEWIDSADGACCKILGTLTPDPVINGAGAGIAIRKGSDELKAKFNAAIDAIRANGTYKEINDKYFKFDVYGS; from the coding sequence ATGGGTTTCATCAAACAGATTACCGCCATTGCCGCGGTCTCGATCATCGGCCTTTCCGCCTCAATGGTCGGCGCATCGGCCGCCGACAAGATCCGCATCGGCACGGAAGGCGCCTATCCTCCGTTCAACAACCTGACGTCTGACGGCCAGCTCGTCGGCTTCGACATCGACATCGCCAAGGCGCTGTGCGAGGAAATGAAGGCCGAGTGCGAGTTCGTCACCCAGGATTGGGACGGCATGATCCCGGCGCTGATCGCCAACAAGTTCGACGCCGTCATCGCGTCGATGTCGATCACCGAGGAGCGCCTGCAGAAGGTCGACTTCACCAACAAATACTACAACACGCCTCCGGCCATCGCCGTGCCGAAAGACTCCGAGATCGCCGGCGTGACGCCCGCAGATCTTGACGGCGTTGCGCTCGGCGCGCAGTCCTCGACAACGCATTCCAACTACGCGGAAGCCAAGTTCCCCGGCGCCGACATCAAGCTCTATCCGACTGCTGACGAATACAAGCTCGACATCATCAACGGCCGCCTCGGCGCGGTGATCGACGACGTGGTGGTGCTCAGCGAATGGATCGACAGCGCGGACGGCGCCTGCTGCAAGATCCTGGGCACGCTGACGCCGGACCCGGTGATCAATGGCGCGGGCGCAGGCATTGCGATCCGCAAGGGCTCGGACGAGTTGAAGGCGAAGTTCAACGCGGCCATCGACGCCATTCGCGCGAACGGAACATACAAGGAAATCAACGACAAATACTTCAAGTTCGACGTCTACGGCAGCTAG